The genomic DNA TGACACTTTGTGAATTGTCTGTCTTTTAATATAGTCAAATATTCTAGTGTCAAAAGTTATGAACATACATTAATCAGTGGTTTCTTAGAAAAATTAAGTTTAGAAAGAATCGGTATATTACGTTTGTTTAGACAATGTTCCCGCATTGAAAGTGTTTTCCAACAATGATATTTAACCACTTGTTTAGAATATGATATTTCAAACAAGGTCTCATATGTTCTCGCGCTAAAAGTGTTCTCCAATAATAATATTTAACATTTGTATGTTTGTTGAGCCTTTGTAAGATAGTGCTTTTTAGTGGGATAGTGATCCTTTTGTTGCTCCGTGGTTAGATTGTGATCTTTGTCGGGATTTTTATGGTGTTACACTAGTGTCAAGTGGATGAGAGACTGTTAGATAATACCAAGATCGGCCTCTACTACCAACACTTAAAAGGTTTCAATGAAGCTATTTACGATATCTGTTTCGCATTTGTTAGCGACGATTAATAAATTTGAATATGGTGGTGGTAGGAATTGGGGAAGCAAGAAGGAGGAGAAATGGGTGGGAGTGAGAAGCTGAGGAAAGCAATAGAATTACTGGAGCAAGAGCGAAAGCGGATAGAAGAGAATCCAGATGTTAAAATGGCGGACAAGACAAAGAGGCTTCGACAAGCTTGTTTTAAAGCAAATTACAAGAGGAGAAAGTCTGCCAGTAATGTTCAAGGCAATGATATCCTGATGATCATGGATGATAACACCAGCAATCACGACTACTCTCCTGCTGATGATCAATCTTCTTCCAGCAGCACGGGCCGCTATATCAATGCGGACTTTACAAATGATTATTGGACAAGCCCCGGAGAATATCTCAATGTCGATGACTTGGAGATGGATTCGCTTTTTTTGGATGGCGAGACATCTCCTACTAACACAATTTAGGATCTACTCAGCTACTTTAAAACATTACAATACCTTATGTTTATTTCATCAGTGAAATGCTTGTGTAATTAAGCTTCTACAAGGTACCTTTACATGTACCAGGCATCCAGTTTTTTCCCCAAGGAATTTTTTATGCCATGAAGTTATAAACTGCAAAGCGAGCCGCAAATTTACCGGTCTAAGATCGCCTCCACTTAAAATAGTGTAGCATGTTTAATAATATTACGGTTTTTGTAAATTTCACGTAATAAATACTAATTCCCGTTAATTTGGTCCATTTTAATTGATATTCTGATCATAAATATCGATATATTTTTTGCAGAAAAATGTTATAGAAACCAAATTTTTACCCAAAAATTTCACCAAATAACGTGTCACATGTATAATTGACAATTTTACTAATAATAATATGAAATCCCGCGCTCATTCTATGAGTCCACGAACCAAAATCAATCATGTGTCCGTCACTATCATTTgataaaatttttgaaaaaatatttgaaataccTAGCACGGTTTATTTCCTGCATTCACACAAAAATTTCATCAGTAAAAAAAGATCAAACTCATAAAAAAGTTAGGGTGTGCCTTGGCACACATTAAAAGACcgaaaaattaattttatatttttttattcaaaaaataaattaGCAACTTTAAAATGTTTAAAACTGGGCGCCAAACTTGAAAATATAAATTAGCAACCATTCTCGTTCATGAAAGCTGGAGAAAAAGGGATGAAAATTCAATCTTTTCAAGCAATAATAAACCAATCAGCCAACTCTGAAAAAACCATCATTTCGATCATAAAATCACCATCTATACAAAAACAACAATTACTACAACTACATGCCCATCTCATCTCTACATCTTTTGTTCTAAACCCCACTATCTCATTCTCTCTGTTATCTCGTTTCTCTGTTTCACCTTTTCTTGATTTATCTCTTTCTCGCCGCATTTTTGATCAGGTAAAGAAACCCAATATTTCTCATTATAATGCCATTATAAGGGCTTACTCGGTGAGCATAAACCCAGTTGAGGGTTTTGTTTTGTTTCGACAAATGTTGCGAAAAAACATACGCCCAGACCCAGTTTCTTGCTCGTTTGTTACTAAGGCTTGTGTTAAAGGGTCGTTGTTTTTAGAGGGGTTACAGATTCATGGAAGGGTTTTGAGAGATGGGCATCAATTGGATAGCCTTTTGATGACTGGATTGATGGATTTTCATTCGTGTTTTCGTGCGGTTGATGATGCATtaaaggtgtttgatgaaattaCTAGGAGAGATACTGTGGTGTGGAATGTGTTGATTTCTTGTTGTACTAGGAATGGGCGTACGCGGGATGCGTTGGATGTGTTTGATAAGATGGAGAGGTTGGAATGTGAGGGGAAACCGGATGATGTCACTTGTTTGCTTGTTCTGCAAGCGTGTGCGAATTTAGGGGTGCTTGAATTTGGTGAAAGAGTTCATAAGTATGTTAGAGATAATGGGTAtgataaaattaaaaatatttgtaattCTCTTATAGCAATGTATTCTAGGTGTGGAAATATGGAGAAGGCTTATGAAGTTTTTAAGGCGATGAATAATAAAAGCGTAGTTTCGTGGAGTGCAATGATATCGGGTTTGGCTAGTAATGGATTTGGACGCGAAGCTATTGAAGCGTTTTGGGAGATGCAGAAGATGGGTGTTACCCCTGACGAGCAAATATTTACTGGTGTACTTTCTGCTTGTAGTCGCTCTGGCCTGCTTGATGAAGGTCGTATGTTTTTCAATAGTATGAGCAACGAATTTGGAATGATGCCTAATATTCATCACTATGGATGTTTAATTGACCTGATGAGTCGAGCAGGTTTGCTTGAAGAGGCGTACAATCTTATACTTTCTATGAGAATGAAGCCAGATGCAGCTATGTGGAGGACTTTACTGGGGGCTTGTAAAATTCACGGTCAAGTAGAACTTGGAGAACGTGTAGTTGGACAGCTGATTGAGCTTAAGGCTCAGGAAGCAGGAGATTATCTACTGCTTCTGAATATATATTCTTCAGCAGGTGAACAGGAAAAGGTGTTAGAAGTTAGGAAATTGATGAAGGAAAAAGGAATTAAAACTACCCCGGCTTCTTGTACAATTGAGCTGAAAGGAGATATGCATTCGTTTGTTGCTGATGATACTTCACATCCAAGAAAGAAAGAAATCTATGACATGCTTGAAGAGATAGAAAAGCAACTGAAAATTGCTGGTTATGTAACTGAAATAACAACCGAATTACATAAAATGGACGCTGCAGCGCGTGCAGGTAATCAGTGTAGATTTTCTTATCACAGTGAGAAGTTGGCAATTGCTTTTGGAGTTCTGACGACTCCACCCGGTACAAAGATTAAAGTTGCGAAGAATCTAAGGACCTGTGCTGACTGCCATAAGTTTGCAGAAATATTTTCAGGGGTTTATAACCGTGAGGTGGTAATCAGAGATTGCACCCATTTTCATCATTTCCGGGAAGGGCGTTGCTCTTGCAACAGAAATTTGTAGCCTTCTACAGAGGATTTCCTTTTAAATCAACATTGAAAACAAATATTAAGTATCTTAGAATTAAACTTGCAAGGATGCACAATTACTTTTAAGATAGATATTGTGATTTGTGCAAGTGTAAACGCAAGTCCACACTCCACAATATAGTGGTTATACATATGTGACAAATAGCCAGTCAATAGTTCCCTTCAAGACAATACATGCATCAACCTTCCTTCAGTTTGAATGTTAGAGTTCTTAGACTGCAAAAACCCAACAGAACTTCTTTTTTATTAGTAAATGCAAGATTTGTTTTTTTGCAACTGACGTTAACAGCTTATATATAAGTAGCAGAAATAACACAATTCTTCAAACAGTAAATAACATAGAAGAATCTACTGATTAATGTCACTTCATTATAGAGAATGCCACAAAACACAGGTAATGTTATACTTACTATTGCAGATTATTGTTAATGAGAAGAAAATTCTAAAACATAGCATTCACTCTTCAGCATAGGAGCCCATCCGCATAACAATGTAACCAGGAAATTGGGAATTCATAGTCTACAAAATTGATAATGTTGATGCACTAAAAGTTTATATTAATATGCCTATCATAGTATGTCTTTATCTCCTCTGGTGGCTTCACTGGTAAACTTTAAGCAGCTACTGCCTGCTTTTGTGCAAATGCAACCCCTTTCTCAATGCTGGCCTTCAACTCAGGCTTAAGGGCCTCCAGAGCCTTTTGTTCATATTCCGTCAGTCCTTGAAGATCAGATGAAATAATAGCTTCAACCCCTTTCTTTCCGAGCTTAATTCTCGATGCAAAATAAGGAAGATCGGTCAATTCAGACTGGACAAAAGCACACTCGTAAACATCACCATCTCCATCTAGAGCACGAAGGGAGGACTCAACAAATCTTGCAGCAGCATATGCCATTGACAGGGTAGCAGATCCTGCCCCAGCCTTGGCTTCCACAACTTCTGTTCCAGCATTCTGAATCCTGACTGTTAGCTCTTCCACTTCTTTATCAGTGAAAGTTACCGATGGTTTTGTCTTTGACAGCAAAGGAAGAATAGTGATCCCAGCATGTCCTCCAATTACTGGAACATCAACATCAATAAGTTTCAGATTCTTCTTCTGAGCAACGAATGTGTTAGCCCTGACAACATCTAAAGTTGTAACACCAAAAAGCTTCTTCGGATCATAAACCCCCTTCTGCCTCAACACTTCTGCAGCAATTGGTACAGTGGAGTTGACCGGATTGCTGATTATATGAATGAAAGCATCAGGACAATTGTCAGCAACAGCCTCGACCAAGGTTTTCACTATACTGGCATTGATGTTGAAGAGGTCGTCTCGAGTCATACCAGGCTTCCTCGGAACACCAGCGGGTATGACAACCACATCTATGCCTTTTAATGCATCACCCAGTTCCGGAGTTCCTGTGAAGTCTAACACTTTAGATGGTGTGTTGCAGTGACTAAGATCAGCTGCAACTCCCTTGACATTTGCTATATCATAAAGATGCAAAGTCGAAACTAGTGGGGACATCTTAATGAGTAGCGCCAACGGCTGGCCTATACCACCTGCAGCTCCAAGAACTGCTACTTTGAAAGAGGACCTGATCTGATTGTTAGCTAAATAACTCTGGCTCTGATTATGTGCTTTGCAGGCAAATGAGGCTTGAAGAGCAGCCCTGCTGTCCTTACCTGAGAAGGCTGACTCTGACTCGCACATAAATGCTGTAGCAACCTTAAGGCCACTGAAACTTCTGAGCTTGTTGTTGATGTTCAATTGCGCACTTGTGACCTTTGACTGCGAAAGTGGACTCATTTTGGACCCACATGGTAATGTTGATCCAACAGAAAAAGTACTTGCTGTTGCTGCTGCCATCTGAGGAGAACAAAAAGTATGAGTCAGTTTGACCATTAAAAGCTTATTAATAACTTCCAAGAAATTTAAGATCTCCAAAACTCCACAATAGATTTTATATCTATTTAATCAATGGACTAGCAACACTTCATAAACATAAGCAAAATCTGGAACAGGTGAGCTATGACAGCACCCTACATAAAAAATTAACCAGAAGTGGTAAATGAAATATGATACAATTAGACATGCAATTACTGGATTCTGCTCATGGAACCAATAATGGTTTTTTAAGTCACTCTCATGGATATCGTAAACGATAAATAACAGGGCTAGTGCCTAGTACTCTGTTCTCAGGGTGACTACATAGTACACAGATTTGGACAAGCAAATGAATTGATGAAATCTAATAAATAGATATCTGAAATAAGACTCAATATTCTTGTTTTAATTGCATACATATCAAGTTATATGTATAAGTCGATCAAAGGTCAGAAAAAACATTGCAGCCTAGAAAGATCACAGTGCTACTCAATGAACCAGTACCTGTTTTTTGTTAAAGGTTTCAATTAGGGATTGTATGGACAGTAAACTTGGTATCAAGACCGAGAATAAAGATTTACTATAACCAGTGCAAATAAATAGCTGCTTAAGTCAAACAAAATAGAACAATTATATACTAAACTTCAAAATAATGATTACGCAATTAATAAGTTAATAATCTTCAATTTAGACATCTAATACAAAAAGGTTTACTATGCCCCGAGGAAAAACGGTGAACGGAAAAAAGTATGAAAACGAATCGGAATCCATTATGAACTGGCGCCACACAAGAGACAAACAGAAGTGCTTAGTGGCAAATTAAAACAGATTATTTATTGTCAAAGTCTTACAAAGGTGCAGAGCAGATAGGTTCACAAGCAATGTGGACTAATCACAAGCAATCAAAGATAAGAAGCGTTGTGATTAAACAGAATAACAAGCTGTTGTAATCTAAATAAACAAAAAGATCTTCACGAAACAAAATCAGCTTCAGGAACCAACTCTATCGCAAATCCACAAGCAAATAAAGATAATGCACCACAATAAAACAAATGCCGAACAAAACACCTGTAATCTCCAATATATAAAATCATTTACATCAATCAATAAGCTGCAAATCCAATTCACGCAAACTTCATATACTTGAAATTCAGTAACACAGCGAAAACACTAATCTAACATGAGCTTCCGTCTCGAGTTTTCGGATTTCAATTACAAGCGAACAGAGAAAGCAATTTAATCGTAGACATCAGCATTAGTAGAAGCACAACATCAATATAAAAAAATAGAATTACGAAAATAACTTAATCAGCTGAATATACACTGCTCTAAACATTTAACTGAATAATTATTCTTCACATTTCTCAAAGGAAGCTAAATAACCtatatcaaaataaataaataattaaatacataaaTGAAATTGATTTTCAGATCGAAAGAGAGAAATCAAGAGTATTAGATGTACCTTAGTTCTGAGGATTGAAAAAAATGGCGTTGCAAAAGtttgttgtgtgtgtgtgtgtttgtaaGTCACCCTCACCGCCTTGAAGATATCTACACAAATCGAATCTGCTTGTTCTGAATCGAACCCCCTTGTGACTAAATTACTTTCACCGCATTGTTTTTAACGCCCACTGTTTTAACGGCTGTTATTTTTTAAGCATACAAAG from Apium graveolens cultivar Ventura chromosome 5, ASM990537v1, whole genome shotgun sequence includes the following:
- the LOC141661360 gene encoding pentatricopeptide repeat-containing protein At3g47530 — encoded protein: MKAGEKGMKIQSFQAIINQSANSEKTIISIIKSPSIQKQQLLQLHAHLISTSFVLNPTISFSLLSRFSVSPFLDLSLSRRIFDQVKKPNISHYNAIIRAYSVSINPVEGFVLFRQMLRKNIRPDPVSCSFVTKACVKGSLFLEGLQIHGRVLRDGHQLDSLLMTGLMDFHSCFRAVDDALKVFDEITRRDTVVWNVLISCCTRNGRTRDALDVFDKMERLECEGKPDDVTCLLVLQACANLGVLEFGERVHKYVRDNGYDKIKNICNSLIAMYSRCGNMEKAYEVFKAMNNKSVVSWSAMISGLASNGFGREAIEAFWEMQKMGVTPDEQIFTGVLSACSRSGLLDEGRMFFNSMSNEFGMMPNIHHYGCLIDLMSRAGLLEEAYNLILSMRMKPDAAMWRTLLGACKIHGQVELGERVVGQLIELKAQEAGDYLLLLNIYSSAGEQEKVLEVRKLMKEKGIKTTPASCTIELKGDMHSFVADDTSHPRKKEIYDMLEEIEKQLKIAGYVTEITTELHKMDAAARAGNQCRFSYHSEKLAIAFGVLTTPPGTKIKVAKNLRTCADCHKFAEIFSGVYNREVVIRDCTHFHHFREGRCSCNRNL
- the LOC141723627 gene encoding malate dehydrogenase, chloroplastic-like, whose product is MAAATASTFSVGSTLPCGSKMSPLSQSKVTSAQLNINNKLRSFSGLKVATAFMCESESAFSGKDSRAALQASFACKAHNQSQSYLANNQIRSSFKVAVLGAAGGIGQPLALLIKMSPLVSTLHLYDIANVKGVAADLSHCNTPSKVLDFTGTPELGDALKGIDVVVIPAGVPRKPGMTRDDLFNINASIVKTLVEAVADNCPDAFIHIISNPVNSTVPIAAEVLRQKGVYDPKKLFGVTTLDVVRANTFVAQKKNLKLIDVDVPVIGGHAGITILPLLSKTKPSVTFTDKEVEELTVRIQNAGTEVVEAKAGAGSATLSMAYAAARFVESSLRALDGDGDVYECAFVQSELTDLPYFASRIKLGKKGVEAIISSDLQGLTEYEQKALEALKPELKASIEKGVAFAQKQAVAA